A single genomic interval of Camelina sativa cultivar DH55 chromosome 11, Cs, whole genome shotgun sequence harbors:
- the LOC104720761 gene encoding serine/threonine-protein kinase STY46, which translates to MVMEDNESCASRVIFDALPTSQATMDRRERIKMEVFHEVLRRLRLSDDIPDSHLPSFQDELWTHFNRLPARYALDVNVERAEDVLMHKRLLLSAYDPLNRPAIQVRLVQVQPPAGTSPDSTPLDSSSSSSTNQEPADPPLPRKSIHPPPAFGSSPNLEALALASPLSQDNDDDGDNSVHNNALYSRPLHEITFSTEDKPKLLFQLTALLAELGLNIQEAHAFSTTDGYSLDVFVVDGWPYEETDRLRLSLEKEAAKIELQCQSWPMRQSFSPEKENGQTGVRTHVAIPSDGTDVWEINLQHLKFGHKIASGSYGDLYKGTYCSQEVAIKVLKPERLDSELEKEFAQEVFIMRKVRHKNVVQFIGACTKPPHLCIVTEFMPGGSVYDYLHKQKGVFKLPALFKVAIDICKGMSYLHQNNIIHRDLKAANLLMDENEVVKVADFGVARVKAQTGVMTAETGTYRWMAPEVIEHKPYDHKADVFSYGIVLWELLTGKLPYEYMTPLQAAVGVVQKGLRPTIPKNTNPKLAELLERLWEQDATQRPDFSEIIEQLQEIAKEVGEEGEEKKKSSSGLGGGILAALRRSTTHHH; encoded by the exons ATGGTGATGGAGGACAACGAGAGTTGCGCCAGTCGCGTTATTTTCGACGCCTTACCTACCTCTCAGGCTACCATGGACCGCCGCGAGCGCATCAAAATGGAGGTCTTCCACGAGGTCCTCCGCCGTCTCCGTCTCTCCGACGACATCCCCGACTCCCACCTCCCTTCTTTCCAGGACGAGCTCTGGACTCACTTCAATCGCCTCCCTGCCAG gTATGCTTTGGATGTGAATGTGGAGAGGGCTGAAGACGTTCTCATGCACAAGCGCTTGCTCCTTTCTGCTTATGATCCTCTTAATAGGCCTGCCATCCAAGTCCGTCTCGTCCAG GTTCAACCTCCTGCTGGGACTTCACCTGACTCCACTCCCTTggactcttcttcctcttcttctactaACCAGGAACCCGCTGATCCTCCATTACCAagaaaaag CATTCATCCTCCCCCTGCCTTTGGTTCTTCCCCCAATCTTGAAGCTCTTGCTCTTGCATCTCCTCTTTCCCAAGACAACGACGACGACGGTGACAATTCCGTTCATAACAATGCCCTCTATTCACG GCCCTTGCATGAGATCACTTTTTCCACTGAAGACAAGCCTAAACTCCTTTTTCAG TTAACTGCCTTGCTTGCTGAGCTTGGGCTAAACATTCAAGAGGCGCATGCTTTCTCTACAACTGATGGCTACTCACtagatgtttttgttgttgatggttgGCCCTACGAg GAAACAGACAGACTTAGATTATCATTGGAGAAAGAAGCTGCAAAGATCGAG TTGCAGTGCCAAAGCTGGCCTATGCGGCAATCCTTCTCTCCCGAAAAGGAAAATGGGCAAACAGGTGTCAGAACTCATGTTGCAATACCCAGTGATGGAACTGATGTTTGGGAAATCAACCTTCAACACTTAAAGTTTGGGCATAAAATTGCATCTGGTTCTTACGGAGATCT GTATAAAGGTACATATTGTAGCCAGGAAGTTGCTATCAAAGTCCTCAAGCCAGAGCGTCTTGATTCAGAGCTAGAGAAAGAGTTTGCCCAAGAAGTCTTTATTATGAG GAAAGTTCGACACAAAAATGTTGTTCAGTTCATTGGTGCTTGCACCAAGCCTCCACATCTGTGTATCGTTACTG AATTCATGCCCGGTGGAAGTGTATATGACTATCTCCACAAGCAAAAGGGCGTCTTTAAGCTTCCAGCTTTGTTTAAAGTAGCTATAGATATTTGCAAAGGGATGAGCTACTTACACCAAAATAACATAATTCACAGAGATTTGAAGGCTGCCAACCTCTTAATGGACGAAAATGAG GTGGTTAAGGTTGCAGACTTTGGGGTGGCCAGAGTGAAAGCACAAACTGGAGTTATGACAGCTGAAACTGGAACATATCGGTGGATGGCTCCAGAG GTGATAGAACACAAGCCATATGATCACAAGGCAGATGTATTCAGCTACGGGATTGTACTATGGGAGTTGTTGACTGGGAAG CTTCCATATGAATACATGACGCCATTGCAGGCAGCAGTAGGGGTCGTCCAGAAG GGATTAAGGCCAACGATACCAAAGAACACGAATCCGAAATTGGCAGAGCTATTGGAGAGATTGTGGGAGCAGGATGCGACGCAGAGACCAGACTTCTCAGAGATCATAGAGCAGCTTCAAGAGATAGCCAAGGAGGTaggagaagagggagaggaaaagaaaaaatcgtCATCAGGACTAGGAGGGGGTATATTGGCAGCCCTGAGGAGAAGCACAACTCATCATCATTGA
- the LOC104727467 gene encoding LOW QUALITY PROTEIN: DDB1- and CUL4-associated factor 8-like (The sequence of the model RefSeq protein was modified relative to this genomic sequence to represent the inferred CDS: deleted 1 base in 1 codon), giving the protein LIDSVLYQNLLRRLGLDKKLVEHEGCVNTVSFNADGDILLSGSDDKQVILWDWQTASVKLSFDSGHYNNVFQAQFMPFSDDRSIVTSAADKQVRHSQILESGQVETCLLGKHQGPVHKLAVEPGSPFSFYTCGEDGVVKHFDLRTRVATNLFTCKEAKFNLVVYLHAIAVDPRNPGLFAVAGMDEYARVYDIRSYDLRTEGWYNFTQPVDHFCPHHLVGSDHVGITGLAYSDQSELLASYSDEFIYLFTPDMGLGPAPYPSSTKTQEKRSTTPTPTPPQVYKEHTNRETVKGVNFFGPKCEYVVSGSDCGRVFIWRKKDGELLRAMAADKHVVNCVESHPHMPLLCSSGIETDIKIWTPGGNERPLSPGNIDQDLISRTRWYHEYIVDDDDDDDSDDESSDESSDDDDDVGAEEEENGEADVGITNDDEDDDGEG; this is encoded by the exons TTGATTGATTCTGTACTTTACCAGAATCTACTGCGGCGTCTGGGGCTTGACAAGAAGCTGGTTGAGCATGAGGGTTGTGTAAACACTGTGAGTTTCAATGCAGATGGAGATATCTTGCTTTCAGGTTCTGATGACAAACAGGTCATCCTTTGGGATTGGCAGACTGCTTCTGTCAAGCTCTCTTTCGATTCCGGCCACTACAACAATGTTTTCCAAGCCCAATTTATGCCTTTCTCTGACGATCGTAGCATTGTCACTTCTGCTGCTGATAAGCAG GTCCGCCATTCCCAAATTCTTGAATCTGGACAAGTCGAGACTTGTTTGTTGGGTAAACATCAAGGACCCGTCCACAAATTGGCTGTTGAGCCCGGTAGTCCATTCTCATTCTATACTTGTGGCGAGGATGGCGTTGTTAAGCAT tttGATCTTAGGACTCGGGTGGCTACAAATCTTTTCACTTGTAAAGAAGCCAAGTTCAATTTAGTTGTCTACTTGCATGCAATTGCAGTTGATCCGAGGAACCCTGGTCTTTTTGCGGTCGCTGGCATGGATGAGTATGCTCGTGTCTATGATATTCGCAGCTAT GATCTGAGGACTGAGGGTTGGTATAACTTTACACAACCCGTCGACCACTTCTGTCCTCACCATTTGGTTGGAAGCGACCATGTAGGAATAACAGGTCTAGCTTACTCTGATCAAAGTGAGCTCCTCGCTTCTTATAGTGACGAGTTCATCTATCTTTTCACCCCTGATATGGGGCTAGGCCCAGCTCCATATCCCTCTTCAACTAAAACTCAGGAGAAGAGGAGTACGACGCCAACGCCAACTCCCCCGCAGGTGTATAAAGAGCACACGAATCGTGAAACAGTCAAAGGTGTAAACTTTTTTGGACCCAAGTGCGAGTATGTGGTTAGTGGTTCTGACTGTGGCCGAGTATTCATATGGAGGAAGAAAGACGGAGAGCTTCTCCGTGCCATGGCAGCAGACAAACATGTTGTCAACTGTGTAGAGTCTCATCCTCACATGCCACTCTTGTGTAGCAGTGGAATTGAAACTGATATCAAAATCTGGACTCCTGGAGGAAACGAGAGACCCTTGTCGCCGGGAAATATAGATCAG GATTTGATTTCTCGTACTCGATGGTACCATGAGTATattgtggatgatgatgatgatgatgattctgacGATGAAAGTAGTGATGAGagttcagatgatgatgatgatgttggtgcGGAAGAAGAGGAGAATGGCGAAGCCGATGTTGGGATTACGAATGATGATGAGGACGACGACGGGGAGGGGTGA
- the LOC104720763 gene encoding uncharacterized protein LOC104720763 — translation MMVVSPGLLTSVSVEIFAPGLIRLAPSHRIQRRNEFGPSCFKFSVDSRSINGRVSHKPVVTVGCSRQSWSSHNKQPSEEEEPLWLSLLRDIVWSTRSLLSFMAEQPSQLKYIEWPSFTSTLKTATLSLCLVAVFIVALSSVDAALCYILTLILRKAAP, via the exons ATGATGGTGGTTTCTCCGGGGCTTCTCACTAGTGTTTCAGTTGAGATATTCGCTCCAG GTTTAATCCGATTGGCTCCGTCACACCGGATTCAAAGACGCAATGAGTTCGGACCTAGTTGCTTCAAGTTTTCTGTGGATTCG AGGAGTATCAATGGAAGAGTGAGTCATAAGCCGGTGGTAACGGTAGGTTGTTCTCGTCAAAGTTGGAGCTCTCATAACAAGCAGCCatccgaagaagaagagccaTTATGGCTGAGCCTTCTTAGAGACATCGTCTG gaGCACGAGATCTCTCTTGTCTTTCATGGCTGAGCAACCAAGTCAGCTCAAATACATAGAGTGGCCAAGTTTTACAAGCACG CTAAAGACAGCGACACTGAGTTTATGTCTGGTAGCCGTATTCATTGTAGCGCTATCATCGGTGGATGCTGCTCTTTGTTACATATTGACACTGATCTTGAGGAAAGCAGCCCCATGA
- the LOC104720762 gene encoding chromatin-remodeling complex subunit ies6-like, protein MYVIADLGLLQLLIRCTGPDRTGSGLLVLLLYVLISRENREVTRDRNRRERELMEADIVVSSRLSFKKMQSSEKYPKGQSTRRWKHLKQILQADNCPPDLPNYVNIESPPSTQPCKRICDVTGFEAPYADPRTNLRYANAHVFKTLRSLSPDQVHQYLSIRNAAVVLK, encoded by the exons ATGTATGTAATTGCCGATCTCGGTTTACTACAATTGCTCATTCGCTGTACCGGACCGGACCGGACCGGTTCAGGCTTATTAGTACTACTACTGTATGTTTTAATTAGTAGAGAGAACAGAGAAGTAACTAGAGATCGAaatcgaagagagagagagttgatggAGGCAGATATAGTGGTGTCTTCGCGTCTGAGCTTCAAGAAGATGCAATCCTCAGAAAAGTACCCGAAAGGCCAATCTACGCGAAGGTGGAAACACCTCAAGCAGATTCTTCAAGCTGACAATTGTCCTCCCGACCTTCCCAATT ATGTTAACATTGAGTCGCCTCCATCCACTCAACCCTGCAAGCGAATTTGCGATGTTACTGGATTTGAG GCACCGTATGCTGACCCAAGAACAAATCTCCGTTATGCTAATGCCCATGTTTTCAAGACTCTCCGGTCTCTTTCTCCCGACCAAGTCCACCAGTATCTCTCCATCCGCAATGCTGCTGTTGTTCTCAAGTAG